Sequence from the Desulfuromonas acetoxidans DSM 684 genome:
GACCATGTTTTGTTCGGCCAATTGAAAAACCTGCGTAAACGCGTGTTGCTCATCCGCACCATGCAGACCATGGGCATTGCCAGTCTATTTCTGTGTGTGCTGGCCATGCTGCTGTTTTATTTCGAACTCATCCTGGTTGGAGAGATCATCTTTGCCCTGAGCCTGGTCTTGTTAATGATCTCTCTCGGTCTGTCGGTGTATGAAATCCAAATATCGGTGCACGCACTTGATCTACAACTCAAGGATCTGGAGTCACCCCGGCCAGCCAACCCCAACGGCACCTGTCATCCGCAACCGGAACAACGTCCCCCCTCATCACTGGGAAATTCATAATGACCTCGGCCAATTGGAATCAACGCTGGAAAGAGCGCCAGGAGCGCCCCTTGCAGGCCGACAACTGGCTGCTTAAAATGCTGCCATTGCTGCCTGAAACAGGTACAGTGCTGGATATCGCCTGCGGCAGAGGGCGTAATGCCGTGTATCTGCAACAACACGGCTGGCAGGTCACAGCAGTGGACGGATCAGACGAGGCTCTGCATCAGCTTCAATCCGTTTGTCCGCAGATCATCACACGCCATCATGACCTCGATCAGCCTCTTGAACTGAGTCAGCGCTTTGATCTGGTGCTGCAGTTTTTCTTCCTTAATCGCCGACAATTGCCTCATTTTATGCAGCAGGTGCGTCCCGGTGGCGCGATGATTGTGCGCACATTCAGCGATGCCGGAGAATTTGGCAGCAAGGGTGGTAACCCTGAGCACCGTCTGCAGCCGGGGGAATTGCTGGAGATCTTTTCACCATGGGAGATTCTTTGTCACGAAGAAGGGCTGGATCCGTCACACAAAGGTGGCAGTCTGGCCGGAATTGTTGCGCGGCGGCCGCTTTAAGAAGAAAGGTTTGGCTGAGCCTGAAGGAGTCCGTGACTAAACAGGCTTCAGGCAGTGAAAACTTTCCACCGTCCAGCGCCGGTAACGGCAATTGAAGCACGATATCTCTTCGTCTGCGACCCACTCATCTTCATCATCGGCGTGAAATT
This genomic interval carries:
- a CDS encoding DUF2721 domain-containing protein, which translates into the protein MEITLTTPALLFPAISLLLLAYTNRFLTLAALIRSLYAEWRDNHDHVLFGQLKNLRKRVLLIRTMQTMGIASLFLCVLAMLLFYFELILVGEIIFALSLVLLMISLGLSVYEIQISVHALDLQLKDLESPRPANPNGTCHPQPEQRPPSSLGNS
- a CDS encoding class I SAM-dependent methyltransferase encodes the protein MTSANWNQRWKERQERPLQADNWLLKMLPLLPETGTVLDIACGRGRNAVYLQQHGWQVTAVDGSDEALHQLQSVCPQIITRHHDLDQPLELSQRFDLVLQFFFLNRRQLPHFMQQVRPGGAMIVRTFSDAGEFGSKGGNPEHRLQPGELLEIFSPWEILCHEEGLDPSHKGGSLAGIVARRPL